Genomic DNA from Fusarium oxysporum Fo47 chromosome IX, complete sequence:
TCCGCCACAACGTGTCTAACTGGCGCGAAGCGGTcgtggtctccaagaacGCTGGAGGAACGAAGCGAGTGACATCGCTTGCGGATGCTCTCAAGCTTAATTTCGGGATTGTTACTACAGACAGGAAGCGTGTGAGTAACATGACAGCGAGCATGATCATGAGGCACTTCGATCATAATGTCGAGCGTCAACCCACGCCGTTGGAGTCTAACCGACCCATTCCCTACCGTGGACCCCCGGCTTCCGAACGTGCTGTCGAGTCCGAGGCTACCCCTAAGAGGCAGACACCCCCTCCTCGCTCCACGCGAATTGTGACGAACTCACAGGGCTCTCCCACACGGGTCAACAGCTCTGCTCGTTCTGTCACTCCCAACGCTGCCGAGGCTGCGGATCCTAACACTACCCCCCCTGCTGGATCACCCGATGGTTCGGCTGATGGCGACGCGGATTATGATGATCATAAAGCGTCTGAGGTTACACAGGGCCGTTTGGTTCAAGGTCGTATCGTCGAGGATGACTATCCGTCTCCTGATCGATCTGTTGTCGATGGCAGTGTGGAAGATGATCCCATGACTATGTCTCATGCTTCATCATTCTTCGTCCCTGAGCCTCAATCTCTTGGAGGATCTGGCGACGCTGCGGCAAGTTCCGATGAGGAGGACAACGCATTCGAGGATCCAGGTGCCGAGCATCTTATCACTCTAGTTGGAAACGTCAAGAATCGGACCGTTTTTATCGTGGACGACATGATTGACAAGGCTGGCTCTTGGATCGCTGCAGCCGAGACAGTGGTCAAGAAAGGCGGAGCAAAGAAGGTTTATTGCATGGCCACGCATGGTGTTTTTGGCGGCGACAGCCTGGAACAACTGCAAGCATGCGAGTGCATCGACCAAATTGTTGTGACCAACAGCTTTCCAATTGATAAGGACAGGGCACGCAGCATCAGCAAGCTCGTGGTTCTCGACCTCTCATTCCTACTGGCGGAGGCCATTCGACGTAACCACTATGGCGAGGCTCTTTCGCCTCTCTTCCAACATTATGGTGATTAGATAGGACTGCATCGCAATGCTTCCAATCTCACACAGTCACCCGTTGCTACGCAATCGTGCCTAGTCTGCCTTGGCAGCTAAGTGCTTATCGACACTACCATTTGTGTTTTGATGATTACTATTCATTTTTAGCGAGGCGTCTGGGGGCAAGGACATATCGGTACCCTATGCTGGACCATTGAATCTGAGGATGAAAATTCCGACAAAAAAGCAGAGTAGGTGATGAATTACGATTTCAGTTCCTGGTCTTTTGGTTTGGGTTcgtgatgtgatgtgatgtagCGCCAGTCTTTTGTCCGGGATCAGTTAAATGCAACCCAGCGGTGCTGTCACTTGTTGACGGCAAGGGCCCGATTCATCCCAGAATGGGTTCTTAACGGAACGTTGGTAGAATAATCTTTCGGTCTTAGAAGGCCTGCAACTTAGAACCGTCATGGATTCATGTCTCTTCGGGGACAAATGAGTTGTGGGCAAGAGAAATTTCCGAACATTTTGTAAACAGGATGCACTTGATACCAGTTTGTGTCGAATATAGCGGTTTAAGCCATCATATCTATCTATAACCAAGACTTTTGTTTAATACAACTCATATATAGTAATTGTACCATCTGTTCGCTTGAATCGCTGTTATGCTGGCTGTTTATTATGTTTACTTTCGACTGTCTAAGTCTTTCGGTGCATAATACCAGCACCAGCCTGTGGCCCAGAAGATTAGCCAAAGTTTCGACTCTCGAGTTTTTGAGTCAGTATCTTACCTGATGACTGGGGAAGACTAGCGTATCGGCAACAACGACGTTCTCTCGGCGAGTTGCGGTAAACACGATGATCTCAGCAATGTCGTCGGGGGTGAGAGGTTCACATCCGCTGCTCGCAAGTCAGTACCATGTATTTTGACCAGTTCAAGACAACCTACGCATAGACAGCATCGGCCTTTTCCTTATCGCCATAGAATCGTACCACGGAGAACTCCTATTAAGCCGTGAGAATCTCGTCATGTTGGCCACGCATAGGTTACGCTTACAGTTTCGACCTGACCGGGATCAATCTCAATAACACGGACACGACTGGCAATGAGCTCCTTTCGCAAGCTGTCAGTGAAGCTGCGAACAGCGGCCTTTGTAGCGCAGTAGATGCCACCACCGGGGTAAGGCTCTCGGCCAGCAATGGAGCCGACGTTGATGATATCACCGTGGCCACCGTCTGGTctggcgaggaagatgggGAGGATAGCCTGGGTCATATTGATGAGACCTGTGACGTTTGTTTGGAACATAACATTGATGTCCTCCTCAGCAATTTCAGGGGCACGAGCAACACCCTTGACCAGACCTCTATTGTGTTGTTAGCAACCATTCAGCGAAGTTGTCCACATACAGGAGCTTACGCATTGTTGACGAGCACGTCAATGTTCCTCCACTCCTCGGGCAAGTTGCCGACAATACCCTTAACCTCAGCAGGGTTGCTCACATCGAGTTTGAACGGCAGAACCTTGACACCATCGCCGACCTCCCTCTTGATTTCTTCAGCAAGTGCATTGAGGGAATCAACACGGCGTGCAGTGAGGATGAGACGAAGATCATTCTTGGGCGCAGTCCGAGCGAACTCCAGAGCCGTGGAGCGGCCGATGCCGGAGGATGCACCAGTGACAAGGATTGTCTTGCCAGTGAGACGTTTGGCAGCAGCGGAAGCCATTGTGCGACAAGTGAAGAGGGGGCGAAAGAGGGGAGTGAAGGAATTTGAGTGTGAGGTTGACAAAGAGACGTTGAGGGTCTTGAATGCGGTAGTGAATAGGCGACGGGTATTCATTTGTTGACTAAGATGGTggggaagatggagatgaggatggtgtGATTGGACTTGATaagagaggttgaagatTGGAGGAGTCAGAGTTGAAGTATTGGGAAGGGTTCAGTTTGGGTATGAGAGATAATGATGTTGTCTAGACCAGATATTGGTTCCTATCGTGACTCCACTGAAGATATCTAGATTACAAAGACACCTTCTGATCAGACAAAAGGAACAGACAAACAGATCAAGAgaacatgatgatgagagtcGAATTTGAGGCCTTTCCAAGATACAATGCCTCCAACGTTCCAAACTGTCATATTGGAGGAGCGGCCTTTTCTTACCCCGCGATTCGACATGTATTCCAGTGGGGTCGGGTGTTGGAGTTGAGGGGCCTGGGGGACATGAGTCTAGGAATTGTCCTATCAGAAGCTATAAAAGTTGCTATATTTCTGGCCAAAGTGACGAGAACGCCTATACGTCCTCTACTCTGTGTCTACCCCCAAAACTTGACATGAAGACCTCGGCTTTGAGTTTAACTACCGCCTTTACCCGCTCGCTTACAGCTTCAGCTAGGCATTGGATTTCactcatcgccatcattcGTTAAAACAAGATCGAATTCTTTTATAAGTAGTCCCGAGAGATAGTAGTTTGTCACGGCGCTGTCTAACAGGCGTGGCTGCAATCCAACGAGACAGTACTTAAAGGTGCAGCATGGAAAGAGATCTTTATTGAAGATAATTTTTCTCCTTGTATAAGTCGCTGCTAGGAAGCGATACTTGCTGAACACTTACCGTTTCTTTGAGGTGAAAGTGTAAACTTGAATGGGTTAGAAGTGAAAGAATGTTCTTTATAGGGCTAGAAGGCAAGGTGGCTCTCACAAAGGATAGGCTCTCAAGCACATGACGAAGCAATTCAATGCTAAGGTATCTATGAgttgatggttgagatgAAATCACTTTATTGGTTGCCATGACATCCGATATTCTTCAAACACTTGCCACGGCACAAGGGATTTAGGATTTGACGAAAATCCATGACTTGCAGATGACTTTAAAGAATATACTGTAACGCTTAGAGCGGAAAGgtatagtatttaaactTGCATAGATAGCCTCTTTTATTCTAATGGCATCTGAAGATCCAATGCTGTCCCTACCTACCCGCTTAACCATATCGAAAGAAAGGGGAATCACCCCTGGCAATTCACTAGCCCCCCACCAAGGTATCATTGTCCCTGGTGACAGCTAGCTCTAGCCCACCAAAGCCACGGGACGGGGCGATGCCACCGTGCATTGCATTCACCGCGCGCATCCTCCAAATGTGTCGTCATTCTTCAAAACTTTCTTTGAACATCCATTATTTCGTCTTATGACGTGAAAAATAGCTGTTGACGAATCTTGACCTTTTATCCCTGTGGGCTTACGTTCTGCAAGGCGAAACACCCTCCCAGAACCGATTCTTGTTTGCGTACACCGATTCAGCTTGCAAAACGACATCATGGGCGAGCTCGCCGACTACCTCATCAATAACGACCCCAGCTTCAGCAGGTAGCAAACCCTGTCCCACGTATCTGGTTAACTATTGTTTATTTGACTAACAACTCCCGAGGTCACGATTAGCAGCCCGATACTCGGATTTTCGATCACAGCGCACCTTGAATCCCGATGGCTACCAGGCAAATATTTCCGCCTGGCGCCAGGCCCTCTCAGATCTTGtcgccaagggcaagattTCCCACCGCGGATCCAGCCCCGACCACTTCGTCCTCAAACTCGACGACTCCTTACTGCGGTCACTGGAACACAAGGAATTTGGCCAGCCCCTGGCCCTCGGAACCGTAGTGCGCGAAGCGACCGCCGGCCGGGACTTTATACCACTACAGGATTTCGAGAAATCGCAACAGAGTATCTATCAGCGCAGTTGGGCTGGTCTGCCATGGAGTGTGATGAGTTGGACTTTGCGACAGCTGGGCGTGGTAGACCCTGCTAGAGGCGACGACAAGCTGCCCACAGGTCAATATGTCATTGTCAAGAATATGGAAGCTGCCGCGAAGGAGCTGGGCGATCTGATGGCCGAAAAAGTGTCAAGATTCGATCGCGTTTTCAGCAGAGCACAATTTCAAAAAGCCTTTTCCGCCGCTCTCGTTAAAGGCCAACATCTGACGGACTCGGACCTAGACGTTCTACTGAAGTTTTTGTCGCGGGACAAGGAAGTCATCGAATATGATGGGAAAACGATCAGAATCAAGGGCTCTGGGGAGCAGAGCGGTATCACAAAGGAAGACGCTGCGATCGCATCCCTGAAGGAGCTCACAGAAAGTCTGAAGCACCAAGCCGACCTCCTTAACACACGCATCGATGAACTCTCCCAAACAGCCAAGGATGCCGTCACTAAAAAGAATCGCGTTGCAGCTCTTGCGGCGCTCAAATCCAAAAAGATTGCCGAGACTTCGTTGGCTACTCGCTACGCGACTCTGAACCAATTAGAAGAAGTTTCCGCCAAGCTCGAGCAGGCTGCTGACAATGTGCAGCTTGTCAACGTCATGGAGGCTTCTTCTGGTGCGCTGGCAAGCCTCAATGCACAGGTCGGTGGTGCCGAGCGCATCGATGCAGTTATGGATCGCCTACGGGAGCAGAGCAGTGCGACCGACGAGGTGAGCGCTATTCTGGCCGAATCAACAGGCGAGGTCATCGACGAAACTGCGCTCGACGACGAGCTCGAGGCTATGGAGGCGCAAGAGCgcgaaaaggaagaagagatgacGAAGAGCAAGGAGGCCGAGGAACAGAAAGCCCGCGACGAACGGGAGGCAGCCGAGGCGCAAAAGAAGCTCGACGAGTTGCCTGATGTGCctgctgatggtgaggagATCCGACAGAAGGAGCAGACACCAACATCCGAGACTGGAATTGCAAATCTGGCGATATAGAAGACGCCAGGCGAACGGACTGGGAAGAGAACGAAGCTCAGTGCAGGCCGAATGGTTCATACGTGTACATGATGATATAGTAGGATATCCCTGGCGTTTTTGGGCTTAAGATTGTACAAGTGGGTTTTTGTTCATTAAAATCTATACACCAAGGGCACATTTGTTGTGCCATTATAGTATCATTAAGTGGTATCTCAATGCATGCCCTTCTATATATGCCATTCCAACCATCAGTATGCCGTTCTTAACCGACTTACGAGTCGCGATCGTAGTTCTCAGGCCAGGGGTTGCTGTGTATTCGGTCTTGTGAGAACGTGTCCCTGCGGGTGTCTGATGGATGTCTGCTCGAATCCCTATTGCTTCCTCGGTGGCCCTTAGATTGAGAGTGCGATGGCTCAGGCGATGGATTATCGGAATGCGACGGTCGACCTGGGATTCCTTCAGCCGGTCTTGACGGAAAAGCCGAGGGTCTTGACACAGCCCGCCAGTCTGCAGAATGGTCTTGCATTCGATCGCTATTCTCTTGTGGTGTTGTTTCCCCGTCCGTTTTCGACTCGTTAGCAGCCTCTTCAGCCTTCTTTTTGGCCTCAAGCCTAGTCCTCTTTGCATTTGCAATCAGGTCTTTAAAGGACGAATCATGTTTAGCTGCCCATGCTGCACCGTCGaagtctttgtctttgatgatTGCTGCATTCTGTACAGATCGCCCTGTTGTTGGAGCTCGTCCTCCTTGTGTCCGTTCCCAGACATCCAAATCATGTAACAATTCGTGACGTTTCCTTGGGCGTGCAGCGTCGCAGTTTGAATTCCATATCGTCATCCACTCTTTATGTCGGCGCTCTAGAAGAATTCGAGGGCCCTGATTTGAAATACCAAGATCAGACATCTTCTTTCGCAAAGCTTGGTCCTTGAACATAGAGTAATTCATTGCAGGGAGGCGGTCCGGAACCTTTGTCTGATGTCGCTGTTGGCTGAAGCTGGTGTTTGAACTACTGCCAGGAGTTCCCCGTGGCTTTTGTACAGGTCCTGTACATGTCTCGAGGTGCTTGAAAACCTGCCATTCCTTCATTCGACTTTCGCAAACTGGGCACGCGACAAGGCCGTCCTCTGGCGATTGTTAGGAAAGAAATATGCGCCTTTGGCACTGCTGAACTCACCTGGCTCCGGCTGAaagtcctcatcatcctctgaGACTCCGACAGTCTTGTACTCTTCAGAAAGAACTGTATATGAGGGGGCGGATCGAGTGTTTCGCAGTCGCGTGGATGACCGTAGTCGCTTGCCGTCTGGCGCACCCCCCGACTCATGATGGTCTTCGACTGTTTTTCGTTTCGAGCTTGTCTTCTTGGTATTTGCGTTTCGCGCCAGCTCTAGTGTTGCTGGCCTGGCATTGATGAATGCTTGCACAGCTTCTTCCATTGCCCAATTGCTCCGTAACTTGAGCTCTTGCTCTGATGCGCGACACAGTGGGCATTTGCCCTCATTGGACAAGGCCCGGCGGATACATAGCGAGCAGAAAGTATGGCAGCAGGTGGTGATCATAGGGGTTTTGTAAAAGTCCTTGCATATTTGACATCGTAAAGCGCTTTCGACTGCGGCAAGGGCAGTTAGTGGCGTCGTGAGCCAGTCTGTAGAGTTGGGGACATCATGGTCGGCCATGGGGGGCGCAAAAGTGCGAACAGGGGCTAAAACGAATGAGTAATATGATTCAGAGGGCGAGCACGTCCAAAGAAGACGGCCTCGAGGTTAAAAtggtcttgatatcctcaGTTGGACTTTGTAAATTTAGGACAAAGATCCCAGACCCAGAATAAAGTGGTCGCGCTGGAGACGCGATCGCTAGGATGACGCTGGCAGTGATTGAAGAACCCGATTCTAGAATAACGCCCTTGAAACGGTCAGATTGAGTTAGTGTAGGCTTCGATAGGGTATTACTTATGCATTTAGCCAGTTAGCGGCTGACGTTTTGAAAGCAGTCCACGTGATGTCGCGTCCTCTCAACGCGTACTTTCCTGTTTCTGTTTCCTAGGAGCTAGGTATGGATCTTTAATGAGGGACAGCGATTTTGTCAATCGAGTCTCACCGCGTAAAGTCAACCACTTTTCGTGTTATTTGCCCTCAATTTTAACTCAAGTTACAAGACTTCAAAAACCAAAAGCAACATGGACGAACATAAAAAGTTTTTAGCAGATCGTCTGCTTAGTGAAGAACAACCGGTTTGTTTCAACCCTTTTGTCACTTTCACTTAGTATAGCCACTGATGGAGTGTAGATCACGTATCGGGTCTTGAGTAGAGCTTTGGATGTACATGTCAACACTGCCAAAGAGTAAGTTTGAGAACTTCGACAGGCTCTGGAATAAGCTCTAACAGTTGACAGGATGCTTTATGACTTTCACAGCTATCAAAATGCGCAGAAAGCTAACTCTGTTCATGCGACATATCTAATTTATGGCACCAAAACTCCAGAGAAGGACGAATCTGACGGCGATGTTGAAATGTCAGGCTCATCGCCCGAGGAGCCCCTTTCAGATGAGGTTCCGACTTCCACACTGACTCTGGCTCGGGAAGAAGAACTAAACGGTACGAACCTATTAAGGGGAACTTATGAGATGGACTCGAATTGACTTGTCTCCTAGATATTCTAGCTGCTTATGAGCAGGTAGTTTCGATCCACGTCTACAGTCTTTCACCTCATCCCCAAAAAGATCTTTCTCTCCTGTCAGATGTTGCATCTCAACTCTCGGAGTATTCATCAAATGGGGACATCACGGCCACATCTAAGAAGTATGGCGTTATTAGCAACCCGAACGCTCGAAGGAGAGAACGGACGATCCGACCTCAAGCGTCTACTTCAGCTCCCTCTCAGGCCGTCAAGACAGAGCCTGCTGCATCAAAGTCAACATCCAAGACAACGGTCAAGCAAGAAACGTCAGCGGTGAAGCCCGAGGCAAAGCAAATGAAGCCTGCTAAACAGGAGTCTTCAGCTCCGTCGTCCAAGGAGGGAACACCAGCTCCAAGTGGCGGGAAGAAGCCCGCGCCATCTCTTAAACGAGGAGTATCTGGCGGTATCATGCAATCATTCGCAAAAGCGGCTGCACGACCACCTAAACCCAAGCCTGCccccaagaaggaagaggacaCAACTATGGCTCTCTCTGATGACGGTGAGGCAGATGACTCTGATATCGTGGCAACCAAGTCAAAGTCCAGTGTAGATTCTACCGATATCAAGCGAAAGCGCCAGGAACGTGAGGATGCACTACGAAAAATGAtggaagacgatgacgacgaagaggagaaggaagattcCGACAAGGAATCCGAGCAAGccgatgaagagatggaagaagcaCCAGAACCTGAGGCAGAGcccgaggccaagaaggaagagagcGAACCAGCAGAAGTGATCTCGAGCACTGGTGATGGGCGCAGGAGGGGTAGAAGACgcgtgatgaagaagaagcgaatCCTTGACGATCAAGGATATATGGGTAAGTCCTCCTTACGATCTTATTAGGTTATGATGCTAATTGCCAAAAGTCACCATCCAAGAACCTGGCTGGGAATCCTtttctgaggatgaggctccCCCACCGACCAAAGAGGCAGCCCCTGCTCCTACACctacaccatcatcatctacAGGCTCCAAATCAAAGAAGCCGGCGCCAAAGGGACAGGGCAACATTATGTCGTTCTTTTCAAAGAAGTAGAATGCATTTAGAAGGACCATTAAGAAGAATTGGGGAGGATAACGACTGCAGAAAACATATTCTAATCATTTGTTGGCATCTATAATATCGCTATCGGCC
This window encodes:
- a CDS encoding phosphoribosyltransferase-like protein → MRNTLIFAGNSCPVLTGQICENLGMHPASAELTQFSNGETSVRILTSVREKDVFVVQSGSPSINDSIMELLIMISACKGGSANKVTAVLPYFPYSRQSKKKSHRGAITARMLANLLGVAGVKHVITVDLHASQMQGFFKCPVDNLHAEPILAKWIRHNVSNWREAVVVSKNAGGTKRVTSLADALKLNFGIVTTDRKRVSNMTASMIMRHFDHNVERQPTPLESNRPIPYRGPPASERAVESEATPKRQTPPPRSTRIVTNSQGSPTRVNSSARSVTPNAAEAADPNTTPPAGSPDGSADGDADYDDHKASEVTQGRLVQGRIVEDDYPSPDRSVVDGSVEDDPMTMSHASSFFVPEPQSLGGSGDAAASSDEEDNAFEDPGAEHLITLVGNVKNRTVFIVDDMIDKAGSWIAAAETVVKKGGAKKVYCMATHGVFGGDSLEQLQACECIDQIVVTNSFPIDKDRARSISKLVVLDLSFLLAEAIRRNHYGEALSPLFQHYGD
- a CDS encoding Snf7-domain-containing protein yields the protein MGELADYLINNDPSFSRSRLAARYSDFRSQRTLNPDGYQANISAWRQALSDLVAKGKISHRGSSPDHFVLKLDDSLLRSLEHKEFGQPLALGTVVREATAGRDFIPLQDFEKSQQSIYQRSWAGLPWSVMSWTLRQLGVVDPARGDDKLPTGQYVIVKNMEAAAKELGDLMAEKVSRFDRVFSRAQFQKAFSAALVKGQHLTDSDLDVLLKFLSRDKEVIEYDGKTIRIKGSGEQSGITKEDAAIASLKELTESLKHQADLLNTRIDELSQTAKDAVTKKNRVAALAALKSKKIAETSLATRYATLNQLEEVSAKLEQAADNVQLVNVMEASSGALASLNAQVGGAERIDAVMDRLREQSSATDEVSAILAESTGEVIDETALDDELEAMEAQEREKEEEMTKSKEAEEQKARDEREAAEAQKKLDELPDVPADGEEIRQKEQTPTSETGIANLAI
- a CDS encoding DNA polymerase subunit Cdc27, coding for MDEHKKFLADRLLSEEQPITYRVLSRALDVHVNTAKEMLYDFHSYQNAQKANSVHATYLIYGTKTPEKDESDGDVEMSGSSPEEPLSDEVPTSTLTLAREEELNDILAAYEQVVSIHVYSLSPHPQKDLSLLSDVASQLSEYSSNGDITATSKKYGVISNPNARRRERTIRPQASTSAPSQAVKTEPAASKSTSKTTVKQETSAVKPEAKQMKPAKQESSAPSSKEGTPAPSGGKKPAPSLKRGVSGGIMQSFAKAAARPPKPKPAPKKEEDTTMALSDDGEADDSDIVATKSKSSVDSTDIKRKRQEREDALRKMMEDDDDEEEKEDSDKESEQADEEMEEAPEPEAEPEAKKEESEPAEVISSTGDGRRRGRRRVMKKKRILDDQGYMVTIQEPGWESFSEDEAPPPTKEAAPAPTPTPSSSTGSKSKKPAPKGQGNIMSFFSKK